The proteins below come from a single Roseiconus lacunae genomic window:
- a CDS encoding acyl-CoA desaturase, whose product MANVIETPTKKKSGSPERLEYPDMDLANGSVSDDSGTIASNDAAAVKLSGELASDRKRAANLSWWAIGWLGMAHLVVLCVAPFTFSWQGLAVAIGLHWLTGSIGICLCYHRLLTHSGMKTTTWFKYVLASIGCLAGEGTPLDWVADHRNHHKNSDQPGDPHSPQDGSWWSHIFWLAYHTHNGNREAYLQKWAPDLYRLRGMRIMDYMFLPIHIVSALVLFGIGYYFGDASLGLSLVVWGVFVRLVGVLHATWLVNSASHMWGYKNYETTDDSRNNWLVAIIAYGEGWHNNHHAHPRMAKHGHKWWEFDITWQAIKFLRAIGLVWDVVDYRNAAEKKARDQKTPNVTASS is encoded by the coding sequence ATGGCGAACGTAATCGAAACCCCAACGAAGAAGAAATCGGGGAGCCCTGAACGGCTTGAATATCCCGACATGGATTTGGCCAACGGTTCAGTCTCCGACGACTCTGGCACAATTGCGTCAAACGACGCCGCGGCTGTCAAGTTATCGGGTGAGCTAGCGAGCGATCGCAAACGAGCGGCCAATCTTTCTTGGTGGGCGATCGGCTGGCTGGGCATGGCCCACCTCGTTGTGCTGTGCGTCGCACCGTTTACGTTTTCATGGCAAGGCCTCGCGGTCGCGATCGGCTTGCACTGGCTCACCGGCAGCATCGGGATTTGCCTATGCTATCACCGCTTGCTGACGCATTCGGGCATGAAGACCACGACTTGGTTCAAATACGTTCTCGCCAGCATTGGTTGTCTAGCTGGCGAAGGGACGCCGCTTGATTGGGTTGCCGACCACCGCAATCACCACAAGAACAGTGATCAACCCGGTGACCCACACTCGCCACAAGATGGCAGTTGGTGGAGCCATATTTTCTGGTTGGCTTACCACACCCACAACGGGAACCGCGAGGCATACCTGCAAAAGTGGGCTCCCGACTTGTACCGGCTTCGTGGCATGCGAATCATGGACTACATGTTTTTGCCTATCCACATCGTCTCGGCCTTGGTGCTGTTCGGCATCGGCTACTACTTTGGCGACGCCAGTCTCGGCCTTTCGCTTGTCGTCTGGGGTGTCTTCGTTCGTTTAGTCGGTGTTCTCCATGCGACCTGGCTGGTCAACAGTGCGTCGCACATGTGGGGATACAAAAACTATGAAACCACCGATGACAGCCGAAACAATTGGTTGGTCGCGATCATCGCCTACGGCGAGGGTTGGCACAACAATCACCATGCCCACCCACGCATGGCAAAGCACGGCCACAAGTGGTGGGAATTTGACATCACTTGGCAAGCGATCAAGTTCTTGCGAGCGATTGGATTGGTTTGGGATGTCGTCGACTACCGAAACGCGGCGGAAAAGAAAGCTCGCGACCAAAAGACTCCCAACGTCACCGCGTCGTCCTAA
- a CDS encoding 3-hydroxyacyl-ACP dehydratase FabZ family protein — MNRASLSPSTFQHRFPTVEEYLHHRPPYLLVESIVEIRSDQIVTASSVSADSFYSAGHFPGAPILPGALMQEMTTQSAGILIAAEHNPMEHFDTSDPFANEMALGVLVRVNWAKYRGFARPGDRLRIRVELLDRVANRFDFRGTVSSGEATILKNGFQLANVPSQSLQGER, encoded by the coding sequence ATGAATCGAGCCTCCCTTTCGCCCTCGACCTTTCAGCATCGCTTTCCAACGGTCGAAGAGTACTTGCACCATCGACCGCCCTACCTGTTGGTCGAATCGATCGTCGAGATCCGTTCGGACCAGATTGTTACCGCGTCGTCTGTTTCAGCCGACTCGTTTTATTCAGCGGGACATTTTCCCGGCGCGCCAATTTTACCGGGAGCCTTGATGCAAGAGATGACGACTCAATCGGCAGGGATTTTAATCGCGGCGGAACACAATCCGATGGAGCACTTCGACACCTCGGATCCGTTCGCCAACGAGATGGCTCTCGGCGTTTTGGTCCGAGTCAACTGGGCGAAATACCGTGGCTTCGCTCGTCCCGGCGATCGACTGCGAATCCGTGTCGAACTGCTGGACCGAGTCGCCAATCGGTTTGACTTCCGAGGCACGGTATCAAGTGGCGAAGCGACGATCTTGAAAAACGGGTTTCAGCTTGCAAACGTGCCATCGCAATCGTTGCAGGGCGAACGTTGA
- a CDS encoding TerC family protein, with the protein MLILLQAVLGFDNLLYISIESKRVKESEQSKVRKWGIGLAIVFRLVLLVVVVKLIALLEEPFFGFASKPLSMNVSGHSLIVIGGGAFILWTAIKEIYHLLAVEDIDAHADGQEAKSTVGKAITLIVVMNLVFSFDSILSAMALTKSITIMATAIVISGLLMIVLADHVAEFLKRNRMYEVLGLFILFIVGVMLVSEGGHLADIQLFGYHVHPMAKSTFYFVLIVLIIVDVVQGRYQRKLLAQKERERLATKPTSVDQASNA; encoded by the coding sequence ATGTTAATCCTGCTGCAAGCGGTACTCGGGTTTGACAACCTGCTTTACATTTCGATCGAAAGTAAACGGGTTAAGGAATCTGAACAATCAAAGGTTCGCAAATGGGGGATCGGCTTGGCAATCGTGTTTCGATTGGTCCTGTTGGTCGTCGTCGTCAAGCTCATCGCGCTCCTTGAAGAACCGTTCTTTGGTTTCGCCTCCAAACCGCTCTCGATGAATGTGTCGGGACACAGTTTGATCGTAATCGGCGGCGGGGCATTCATTCTTTGGACGGCGATCAAAGAGATTTACCACTTGCTAGCCGTCGAGGACATCGATGCCCATGCCGACGGACAAGAGGCGAAGTCGACCGTCGGGAAAGCGATTACGTTGATCGTCGTGATGAATTTAGTGTTTTCTTTCGACTCAATTTTGAGCGCGATGGCACTCACAAAAAGTATCACGATCATGGCGACGGCGATCGTGATTAGTGGGTTGCTGATGATTGTCTTGGCAGACCATGTGGCGGAGTTCCTCAAACGCAATCGGATGTACGAAGTGCTCGGTCTGTTCATCCTGTTCATCGTCGGCGTGATGCTGGTCAGCGAGGGCGGTCACCTAGCCGACATCCAATTGTTCGGCTACCACGTTCACCCGATGGCAAAGTCGACGTTCTATTTTGTTTTAATCGTTCTGATCATCGTCGATGTCGTCCAAGGCCGTTACCAACGCAAATTGTTGGCGCAGAAAGAACGCGAGCGGCTGGCCACGAAACCGACGTCGGTTGATCAAGCGTCGAACGCATAA
- a CDS encoding Dabb family protein, which yields MLRILIPSICLAMVMSTSDRVQADDAKEPTGLLRHAVFFSFKDSSSEADVQKVVDAFAALPSKIDSIVDFQYGVNNSPEGLDDGFTHCFLLSFKDEAGRAKYLPHPAHKEFGNVLRPHMEKVFVIDYWGDPKQPKLDQPLLHAVFFQFKDEAPADGVKAVEAAFEGLPGKIKEIKAFEWGINNSPEKHDHGFTHCFLVTFDSEKGRAEYLPHPDHQAFVSVLKPVLSKVRVLDFWAKRP from the coding sequence ATGCTTCGAATCTTGATTCCTTCCATCTGTTTGGCAATGGTGATGTCAACTTCTGATCGTGTTCAGGCCGACGACGCAAAAGAACCCACCGGCCTGTTGCGGCACGCGGTGTTCTTCAGCTTCAAGGATTCTTCTAGCGAAGCGGACGTCCAGAAAGTCGTCGATGCCTTCGCCGCCTTGCCCAGCAAAATAGATTCCATCGTTGACTTTCAATACGGCGTCAACAACAGTCCGGAGGGCCTTGATGATGGTTTCACCCATTGTTTTCTGTTGTCCTTTAAAGACGAAGCCGGCCGGGCAAAGTATTTGCCGCACCCCGCACACAAAGAATTCGGAAACGTGCTGCGGCCTCACATGGAAAAGGTATTTGTCATCGACTACTGGGGTGACCCGAAGCAGCCCAAGCTCGATCAGCCGCTACTGCACGCCGTCTTTTTTCAATTCAAAGACGAAGCGCCCGCAGATGGCGTGAAAGCAGTGGAAGCGGCCTTCGAAGGATTGCCAGGAAAGATCAAAGAGATCAAGGCATTCGAATGGGGCATCAACAATAGCCCTGAGAAACACGATCACGGATTCACGCACTGCTTTCTGGTGACGTTTGACAGTGAGAAAGGGCGTGCGGAGTACCTGCCGCATCCTGATCATCAAGCGTTCGTCAGTGTGCTTAAACCCGTCCTTAGCAAAGTTCGAGTCTTGGACTTCTGGGCCAAACGCCCTTAA
- a CDS encoding mannose-1-phosphate guanylyltransferase: MLYAVIMAGGSGTRFWPASRKLRPKQLLALSSGSNTMIQATSERLGGLVPVDRQLILTNEVLIDPIGEQLPGLPKSNLIGEPAKRDTAPCIGLAASLITARDPEAIMAVMPSDHVIGTDEQFCADLKAAERLVEEDPTRIVTFGIKPTYPAESFGYIQRGAKLGKGLENAFDVEKFREKPDRETAEQYVQSGDFYWNSGIFLWKASTILKALEANQPEMFDHIKVISEAIGSPDYDAVLDREFKAIKGTSIDYAVMENYDNVAVIEAGFTWDDVGSWQSLGRLHSADDRGNTSVGDHVSIDTSGSIVFGESDHTIVTIGIEDLIVVHTKDATLVAPKSAEERVREAVKLLEETGRVDRL, from the coding sequence ATGTTGTATGCCGTGATCATGGCCGGTGGTAGTGGAACTCGCTTTTGGCCCGCAAGCCGCAAATTGCGTCCCAAACAACTCCTGGCGTTGTCATCGGGGTCAAACACGATGATCCAGGCCACTAGCGAACGTCTCGGTGGGCTGGTTCCGGTCGACCGGCAATTAATTCTGACCAATGAAGTCCTGATCGATCCGATCGGAGAACAATTGCCAGGTCTACCGAAAAGCAACTTGATTGGCGAACCGGCCAAACGAGACACCGCACCGTGCATCGGACTAGCCGCATCATTGATTACCGCGCGGGATCCCGAAGCGATCATGGCGGTGATGCCATCGGATCATGTGATCGGCACCGATGAACAGTTTTGTGCGGATCTGAAAGCCGCCGAACGATTGGTCGAAGAAGATCCGACCCGTATCGTGACCTTCGGCATCAAGCCCACTTATCCGGCAGAGTCATTTGGCTATATCCAACGCGGGGCAAAACTTGGCAAAGGCCTCGAGAATGCTTTCGACGTGGAAAAATTCCGCGAAAAACCAGATCGCGAAACTGCGGAGCAATACGTCCAGTCCGGTGACTTCTACTGGAACAGCGGAATCTTCCTATGGAAAGCGAGCACGATTCTGAAGGCCCTAGAAGCAAACCAGCCTGAGATGTTCGATCACATCAAAGTCATTAGCGAAGCGATCGGTAGCCCCGACTACGACGCCGTATTGGACCGCGAATTCAAGGCGATCAAAGGAACTTCGATCGACTACGCCGTCATGGAAAACTATGACAATGTCGCTGTCATCGAAGCTGGATTTACTTGGGACGATGTCGGCAGTTGGCAGTCACTCGGTCGGTTGCATTCGGCCGATGATCGTGGCAACACCTCCGTCGGTGACCATGTCTCCATTGACACATCCGGTTCAATTGTTTTTGGCGAATCAGACCACACGATTGTGACCATCGGGATCGAAGACCTGATTGTCGTTCACACCAAAGACGCAACGTTGGTGGCGCCAAAGAGCGCCGAGGAACGCGTCCGCGAGGCGGTGAAGCTTCTCGAAGAAACCGGCCGAGTGGACCGCCTGTAG
- a CDS encoding TadE family protein, with amino-acid sequence MILHRRPAQRRLAARHGRTICTDRSGRQLRSNERIRSRRPNRRGVATVEFAICLPALIALTIGTIDICSMLFLKESITIAAYEGARMGVGRDRTNGDVSTRVQQFLDERNIQYTGNPCSFGSPDFTSADTLDNVTVTVTVPCDGNLLIPSALFAGMDLSASVTLRKEYKNLIAN; translated from the coding sequence ATGATCCTCCACAGACGTCCCGCCCAGCGTCGGCTAGCAGCTCGCCACGGTCGCACAATCTGCACCGACCGTTCAGGACGTCAACTCAGATCGAACGAACGAATCCGATCCCGTCGCCCCAACCGCCGTGGGGTTGCCACGGTTGAGTTCGCGATTTGTCTTCCCGCATTGATCGCTTTGACGATCGGTACCATCGACATCTGTTCGATGTTGTTTCTCAAAGAATCGATCACAATCGCCGCGTATGAAGGCGCTCGCATGGGTGTCGGCCGCGACCGCACCAACGGCGACGTCTCGACTCGCGTCCAGCAGTTCTTAGACGAACGCAACATTCAGTACACCGGGAATCCCTGCTCGTTCGGATCGCCCGACTTCACGTCCGCCGACACGCTCGACAACGTCACGGTGACGGTAACGGTGCCATGTGACGGAAACCTGTTGATTCCTTCGGCGTTGTTTGCGGGCATGGATCTTTCCGCGTCCGTCACGCTGCGGAAAGAATACAAAAACTTGATCGCTAACTGA
- a CDS encoding TadE/TadG family type IV pilus assembly protein, with product MVEFAIIANIFFVLVFTCMEFARMNMIRNLSQDAAYFAARHAIVPGATAAEAEAAAAEVMDMMTTTGYSVEVNELNEDSPVVEVTVKVDFNQIALFAPLFLPNATIESTAQMKTERYDGYYHQ from the coding sequence ATGGTCGAGTTTGCGATCATTGCCAACATTTTCTTCGTCCTCGTGTTCACGTGCATGGAATTTGCGCGAATGAATATGATCCGCAACCTTTCACAAGATGCCGCGTACTTCGCCGCACGGCATGCGATCGTCCCTGGGGCAACGGCAGCCGAAGCCGAAGCCGCTGCGGCCGAAGTGATGGACATGATGACCACAACCGGTTACAGCGTTGAAGTAAACGAGCTCAACGAAGATTCACCGGTTGTCGAAGTCACCGTCAAGGTCGACTTCAATCAGATCGCGTTGTTCGCACCTCTGTTTCTCCCCAACGCAACGATCGAATCAACGGCTCAGATGAAGACCGAACGATACGACGGTTACTACCACCAATAA
- a CDS encoding vWA domain-containing protein → MTIHQQAGRKMTLRRRGSVMGMTAVFLPILAILAAFAINAAHMQLTRTELTIATDAAARAAGRAFSEVQTVDAAVDAAVATAALNTINGDPLRLRTGDNDGEIEFGSTQQQGGFNSRYNFQKIPTSDVRSGVVASAVRIHGKRLNDSLSGNVPLIIPGLLNMNRFETQSDSVAMQVDRDISLILDRSGSMDDIEFDWGYGENPYSNSAINWAYNEGVLGRYYSNGRYQYYYANGYDAVTYQQHLWENYFNNGPPPTMAWQDLVVAVNAFLDVLDGTSQEEQVSVASYSTYATLDTLLEKNHQIIRDKVDQLNTGGSTAIGRGMQQGIQALIDGRARPFAAKTMVVMTDGMENQSPWAGPIAQGLVANNLLTIHTVTFGEGADQATMQNVAAIGGGKHYHAATGADLVQIFEEIANNLPTILTE, encoded by the coding sequence ATGACAATCCATCAGCAAGCAGGTCGAAAGATGACCCTGCGTCGTCGTGGGTCGGTGATGGGCATGACGGCGGTCTTCCTTCCGATCCTGGCGATCCTGGCTGCCTTTGCGATCAATGCGGCCCACATGCAGTTGACGCGAACCGAATTGACGATCGCCACCGACGCCGCAGCTCGGGCCGCCGGTCGAGCCTTCAGTGAAGTCCAAACCGTCGACGCCGCGGTCGATGCAGCCGTCGCGACTGCCGCACTCAATACCATCAACGGTGATCCACTGCGTCTGCGAACTGGCGACAACGATGGCGAGATTGAATTCGGATCGACCCAACAACAGGGCGGTTTCAATAGTCGCTACAACTTTCAAAAAATCCCGACCAGTGACGTTCGATCCGGGGTCGTCGCCAGTGCGGTGCGAATTCATGGTAAGCGGCTCAATGATTCGCTTTCGGGAAATGTCCCTTTGATCATTCCAGGCTTGCTAAACATGAATCGATTCGAGACTCAATCGGATTCGGTTGCGATGCAAGTCGACCGTGACATCTCGTTGATTCTCGATCGCTCGGGATCAATGGATGACATCGAATTTGATTGGGGTTACGGTGAAAATCCCTATTCAAACTCGGCGATCAATTGGGCTTACAACGAAGGCGTACTTGGGCGTTACTACAGCAACGGTCGTTACCAGTATTACTATGCCAACGGTTACGATGCGGTAACTTACCAGCAGCACCTCTGGGAGAATTACTTCAACAATGGTCCGCCGCCGACCATGGCCTGGCAGGACCTTGTCGTTGCCGTTAACGCATTCCTTGATGTTCTCGACGGCACGAGCCAGGAAGAACAAGTCTCCGTCGCAAGCTATTCAACGTACGCAACACTCGACACGCTGCTGGAAAAAAACCATCAAATCATCCGCGACAAGGTGGATCAATTGAACACGGGCGGATCGACCGCGATCGGCCGCGGAATGCAGCAAGGGATCCAAGCATTGATCGACGGACGGGCCCGACCGTTTGCGGCAAAAACGATGGTCGTTATGACGGACGGCATGGAAAACCAATCGCCGTGGGCCGGTCCGATTGCCCAAGGCCTTGTCGCGAACAACCTGCTGACCATTCACACCGTGACGTTCGGCGAAGGAGCGGATCAGGCGACAATGCAAAACGTTGCCGCGATCGGCGGCGGCAAGCACTACCACGCTGCGACCGGGGCCGATCTGGTTCAGATCTTCGAAGAAATCGCCAACAACCTTCCAACCATCTTGACCGAATAG